Proteins encoded together in one Pseudorca crassidens isolate mPseCra1 chromosome 17, mPseCra1.hap1, whole genome shotgun sequence window:
- the MED30 gene encoding mediator of RNA polymerase II transcription subunit 30 isoform X2 has translation MSTPPLAASGMAPGPFAGPQAQQAAREVNTASLCRIGQETVQDIVYRTMEIFQLLRNMQLPNGVTYHTGTYQDRLAKLQDHLRQLSILFRKLRLVYDKCNENCGGMDPIPVEQLIPYVEDDGSKNDDRAGPPRFASEERREIAEVNKNYLKLFL, from the exons ATGTCCACCCCTCCGTTGGCTGCGTCAGGGATGGCGCCCGGGCCCTTCGCCGGGCCCCAAGCCCAGCAGGCGGCCCGGGAGGTTAACACCGCATCGCTCTGCCGGATCGGGCAGGAGACGGTTCAGGACATCGTGTACCGCACCATGGAGATCTTCCAGCTCCTGAGGAACAtgcag CTGCCAAACGGTGTCACTTACCATACTGGAACATATCAAGACCGGTTAGCAAAGCTACAGGATCATCTTCGCCAACTCTCTATTCTCTTCAGGAAGCTGCGATTGGTCTATGATAAATGCAATGAAAACTGCGGAGGGATGGATCCCATTCCAGTAGAG CAACTTATTCCATACGTGGAAGACGATGGCTCAAAGAATGATGACCGGGCCGGCCCACCTCGTTTTGCTAGTGAAGAGAGACGAGAAATTGCTGAAGTCAATAAA AATTACCTGAAGTTGTTTCTGTGA